Genomic segment of Caproiciproducens sp. NJN-50:
ATCACGCCCCAGAAGGTCGTGGAAAGGCCGCAGTAGAAAAACATGTTCATCATGTGATGCATGGACAGCTTCATATGCGGATACTTTTTCATGAGAATGAATGTGACGAGGGTCATGATGATTCCATAAGCCGCATCGCCCAGCATCATGCCGTACAGAAAGTAATAAAACGGAGCCATCAGCGCAGTCGGATCGATTTCTCCCTTGCCCGGCAGGCTGAATGACTCGACGACATCCTCCACCGGGGTTGCAAACGCGTTGTTTTTTAAAAGGACGGGAGCGTCGTCCTTTTCGTCCGGGTCGGAAAACTCGATCGCCAGGTCGAATCTTTTGGAAAGCGCCGCTTCCAGGCCCGAAGCCTTTTTCGCCGGAACATAACCGGTCAGAAGGAAAGTGCGCTTCGACTGTGCCAGACGCCCGATCACCTCGTATTTTTCCGAGCGCATGGTATCGTAATCTTCCAGCAGTTTCAGGTCGCCGCGGCATTCCGCATAGCTCTTGACCTCGGATTCGTCGCGCTCTATGGACTTCCTGCACTCCTCTTCCTCCGCTTTCAGCGCTTCGGTTTCCCTCGCCGGCGTCCTTTCCGGCTGGACGGCCGGCCTTGCAAAGCCCAGCGCGTTCAGCGCCGCGGCGTAAGCCTCCCCGTCCTTCTTTTCGCAGAGAAAGAAAACGCAGGTCTGGTCCTTTAAGGAGCCGACAACCTCCGCAGCGAAGGGCCCGGCTTCCGGCGCCGCCTTGGCCAGATTTACACTCAGTTCCTCCCGGGTCAGGGCGCCGGGCAGAGAACCGATCAATGCCGCGGTCTTCTTTGTCCCCGCGAAACTCAGCGGAACGTCAAGCTCCATCCAGGGGGACAGCGCTTCCCGCTCCAGCTCCGTGCGGACGATCTCCGCGCGGCTTTCCGCAAGATTTTTCTCCAGTTCCTCCAGCCGTGCGGCAACGCGCACCGTTTCGTCGTGCCGCTGTGCGAACTCCTCGTACTGCTGCGCGGTCAGCTGCTCTTTCCCCTCCAGCGCGGCCAGCATGGACTGGTTCTGGGGAACGGCGCGGTTCAGGATCTCCAGCGCGCGCCTTGCCGCCGCAACGTTCTTTTCGAAAGCTGTCCGCGAGTCCGACAGATCGCTTTTATGGAAGACTCCATCTTCCAAGCCGGTGTCGCCGACCTCGACAACGCCGCGGCGCTGCAGATCTTCGAGAAGCTGCTTGCGGTTTTTTCTGAGCGCGCAGATCACCACACGCTTCATTTGTATCACTGCCAATTGGATATTCCCTCCTTGCGTCCGGCACCCGCAGGCGTCAGATCAGTTCGGACAAAACAAGCCGGACCGCCTCGTCCTGCCGGCGCAGCGCCGTTTGGCGCATCGATTCGACTTGGGAAGCAATTTTGGACTGCACGTCCATTTTCATCTCGCCGCCCCTGCTGTCCGCTTCGTCGAGAAGCGCCCTGGCCTCCCGTTTTGCTTTTTCCAGCATCGCGCCGGCCGCCTCCGCGGCTTCCCTTCGCGCATCCTGTAAAATGACATCGCACTGTTCGGCTGCCTGCTCTTCGGCTTTCTGAGCGTCGGACTCCGTTTTCTTGATCGCATCTACGATTTCCGTTGCCATTTTTTCACCTCGAACCAACCGGCAAATGACTGCCGTTATTTTTTGCTATTTATTTTTAATAATATCTGTATCCAGTTTTTTATTCTACATCTAAGTCAAAAAATAATCAAATCTTTTTCCTGGTTTTCCCGGTTTTTTTTATGCAACACGACTGAAAATCCGGAGAATAAAAATTCCGGAGCATAATAATAAAATCCGGAACGGACTGATATCGTTTCTCTTAAAATTAAACGCCTATGCGCCTTCTATTTTTCATATCAGGATTATAATTTTGCAATGATCCCTATACTATAAGGAAATAAGGATTAGGAAAAGGAAAGGATTGTGATTTTCATGGCTGTGATTGGAGCATTCATCATGCCTCATCCTCCGATTATCATTCCGTCAGTCGGAAAAGGCGAAGAGCGCAGAATTCAGAAAACCTCCGACGCATATCAGCGCGCGGCGGCGGAGATTGCCCGGATGAAACCCGAAACGCTGGTGGTTCTGTCTCCTCACGCCGTGGCATACGCCGACTATCTCCACATTGCGCCGGGCGCAGCGGCCAAAGGCGATTTTTCTGAATTCGGGTCCGCAGACCCGCCGCTGGAATTTTCCTGCGATACCCAATTCGTTTCCGCTCTTTCGGACGAAGCGGGCCGGCGCGGGCTGCCCGCAGGAACGTTCGGGGATAAACGCCGGCCGGTCGACCACGGAGCACTGGTCCCCCTTACTTTTATCACTCGGGCTTACCGCGATTTTCGACTGGTCAGGTGCTCGATCTCCGGCCTGGGCGCCTCCGCGCACTACCGGTTCGGCCAGTGCATCGCGCGGGCAGCGGAGCAGCTTGGCCGCAGGGTCGTTCTGATCGCGAGCGGCGACCTCTCCCACAAGCTGAAGGAAGACGGGCCGTACGGCTTCGCGGAAGAGGGGCCGAGGTTTGACCGCGAAGCGACGGAGGCAATGAAGGCCGGAGACTTCCTGCGCTTTCTGACGTTTGACGAGGAGTTCTGCGAAGCGGCGGCGGAATGCGGCCTGCCTTCGTTTCAGATTCTGGCCGGGGTTTTCGACGGAACTGCCGTGAAACCGGAATTTTTGTCCTATGAAGGCCCGTTCGGCGTCGGCTACGCCGTCTGCGGGTATACTCCCCAGGGTCCCGACGAAAGCCGCAGATTCGGGGAAAACGCGGAGCAGCGGAAAAAGGAAGCTCTTCTCGGAAAGCGGAAAGGCGAGGACGAGTATGTCCGGCTTGCCCGGATGTCGCTGGAAAACCGGATCATCGAAGGCAAACGCCTCCCCCTCCCGGAGGGACTGCCGCCCGATCTTGCAAACCGCCGGGCCGGCGTGTTCGTCTCGCTGAAAAAGGACGGCCGCCTTCGCGGCTGCATCGGAACCATTCAGGCAACACAGAGCTGCGTCGCGGAAGAAATTATTTGCAACGCGGTCAGCGCCGGATTGCGCGATCCCCGGTTTGAGCCGGTCGGCGAAGAGGAACTGCCGAAGCTGGTTTACAGCGTAGACGTCCTTGGAGAGGCGGAGCCCGCCGCTTTTCCCGGCGGTCTCGACCCCGCCCGCTACGGAGTCATCGTCCGCAGCGGAGAGCGGTGCGGACTGCTGCTGCCGGACCTGCCCGGCGTAAGCACGCCGCAGGAGCAGGTTTCCATCGCACTGCGCAAGGCCGGGATCGGCGAAAACGAATCCTATACAATGGAGCGGTTCGAGGTGGTGCGGCACACATGAGCAAAGTTGTGTGCGGGGTTTGTCCCCACGCCTGCGCCCTTGAGGAAGGACGGACCGGCTTCTGCGGCGCTAGGTCGAACCGGGGCGGCAAAATCGCCGCCGACAGCTACGGCAGGGTGACGGCCATCGCGCTGGATCCGGTGGAAAAGAAACCGCTGCGCCGTTTTTTTCCCGGCAGCCGGATCCTCTCCGTCGGCAGCTACGGGTGTAATCTGCGCTGCCCCTTTTGTCAGAACCACGACATCTCCATGGTGAAATGGGACGACGACAGAACGGAGTTCCTCTTTCCCCAGCTGCTGACCGACCAGGCGCTGGAGCTGAAAGCACAGGGAAATATCGGCCTTGCCTTCACCTACAACGAGCCGTTGATCTGCCCGGAATACGTAATGGACTGTTCCCGGCTGAACCGGAAAAACGGCCTGAAGAACGTCGTGGTCACTAACGGGTACGTCAGCCTGGAACCGCTTAAACGGCTTTTGCCCCTGGTTGACGCGATGAATATAGACCTCAAAAGCTTTTCTCCGGAATTTTACCGGAAGATTTCGGGAGGGCTGGAGGAGGTCAAGCGCACGATTTCCCTCGCGGCGGAAGTCTGCCATGTGGAAGTGACGACGCTGATCGTGCCCGGAGAGAACGATTCCCCGGAGGAGATGGAACGCCTGTCCGGCTGGCTGGCGGAAGTGGACCCTGAAATTCCGCTGCATGTCACACGATTCTTCCCCAGATACAAAATGGAGGACAGCTTTCCGACTCCGGTCGGTACCATTGATTCTCTCGCCGAAACCGCGCGCAAAAACCTCAAATATGTTTACGAGGGCAACATATAAAAAATCCGCCGCGGAAGAGATCATCCGCGGCGGTCATGTTTTTCTTACGGCTGATTATTGAACCCCTTCGATCTTTGTGACGAACATCCTCTGGGCGTCGTCGTCCTTGTAAACGCCCGTATAGGTAACTTTCACATTCTGACCAACCTTGAAGCCGTTGTCCAGATTCACGAGAGTCACGCCGAGCCTGCGGACGGTCAGGTCGTGTCCGTCCGTCGTATGAATCAGGACGCTCATCATCGCGGCGTCTTTGACGACGCCGACGACGGTATGCTCCGTTTTGTCAAACGCAGGGTCCTCCGATGCGGGAGTGGGCGCTTTGTCGTTGTAGGTATAGGTGTACACGTTCCCGTCCTTCGGGCTGTAAAGAAGCAGCGGGCCTTCGGTGTAATCTTCATCCCAGGCGGAATAAGTGCGGTAAGTCACGCCGTTCAGGGCAACCGGCTTGTCCTTCTCCTCTTTCAGCGTGTATTTCTTCCAGTCGAGCGGAACAGCCGACTCAATCTTCTCCTTGATCTGATCGTCGGTCAGGCTGGAGACGCTCCCCGACGACGCAGAAGACGGAACTGCGGAAGACACGGCGGAAGACGGCACGGCGGAGGAGCTTTCCGAACCGGTGCCGGACGACGACGGGCTTCCCACGGGAAGCTTTCCGTTGGTGAACAGAAGGACGCCCCCACAAATAATCACGACAAGAACAATAATCAGAAGCCAACCTGTTTTTTTCATAGATGATTCCTCCTGTTAAATGTTTCCGGAACGATCCGCCCTTTCACTATACCTTATTTTTCGCCTGAATTCAACAGATAAGACAAATCTGTAAGGAATCGCATTGCGGCGAACAGGCTTGCAAAGTTCCCGCACTATTGTTATAATAACCTCACGGCGTAAGCGGAAGCAGAGCTTCCGACGCCTGAGAGAACATTGAACCATGATTGCGGCCCGGTCGCGTTTCTATGCGGCTCTGCGGTTCATGTTATAATAACCTCACGGCGTAAGCGGAAGCAGAGCTTCCGACGCCTGAGAGAACATTGAACCATGATTGCGGCCTGATTGCGTTTTATGCGGCTCCGCGGTTCATGTTATAATAACCTCACGGCGTAAGCGGAAGCAGAGCTTCCGACGCCTGAGAGAACATTGGACCATGATTGCGGCCCGGTCGCGTTTCTATGCGGCTCTGCGGTTCATGTTATAATAACCTCACGGCGTAAGCGGAAGCAGAGCTTCCGACGCCTGAGAGAACATTGAACCATGATTGCGGCCTGATTGCGTTTTATGCGGCTCCGCGGTTCATGTTATAATAAAGCGGGAATCGGAATACAATACATCCGGAAGACAGGCGCCTGCTTTGCGGGCCGGAAAAAAGGTGGATCTCATGCAGCACTGGAAAAAGATGATTGCTCCGATCGTGATCACTGTCCTTGCGGCGGCCGTATTTCTCCTATGGCTGCTGGCTGTCGCTCTGTCGCCAGGTCTTCCACTGCATATAAAAATTATTGCGGGACTGATTCCGGCGGCGTTGATCGGCGTTGCCGTTTTCGTCCTGATCGAACGAATCAGAGAGATAAGGAGCGGTGAAGAAGATGATCTTGGTCAATACTGACTATATAACGGGCAAAGAGCTTGAAATGCTCGGCCTGGTGAAAGGAAGCACCATCCAGTCCAAAAACATCGGGAGGGACATCACCCAGGGTTTCAAATCCATTGTCGGCGGAGAACTGAAATCCTATACCGATATGATGAACGGCGCCCGTGCGCTTGCCACCAAACGGATGGCGGAAGAGGCCGAATCCATGGGAGCGGACGCGGTCGTGAACATCCGTTACGCCTCGTCCTCCGTCATGCAGGGTGCGGCGGAAGTCATGGCTTACGGCACGGCTGTGAAATTCAAGTAACGGTTACCGGCAAATCAAACAGGGGGCGCGGCAATGTGCCGCGTCCGTTTTTAAATGCGGGGAATTATAAAATGAATCAAAAACGGGACTTTCCTAAATTGACCGTCACACAGAAAGCGGAGCGGAGCATTCTTGCGGGACATCCGTGGGTTTACGGCACGGAGATCACCGGCGGAGATCCGTGCGGGGACGGGGATCTGGCCGACGTGGTCAGCCGGCGCGGCGCGTACCTCGGCACCGGTTTTTACAACTCCCATTCGAAAATCAGGGTCCGGCTGATCTCCCGCAACGCGAACGACCGGTTCGACGAGGCCTTTTTCGAGCGCAGGCTGCGCTATGCGTGGGAATACCGTAAAACCGTTCTGGAAAAGGACGACCTGGCCTGCTGCCGCATCATCTTTGGGGAAGCGGACCTCTTCCCCGGGCTGACCGTGGACCGGTTCGGGAATATCCTGGTGGCGCAGACCCTGTCGCTCGGCATTGAGAAAATCAAGCCGATGCTGTTCCGCCTGCTGTACCGCATCCTGACCGGGGACGGACAGAAGATCGACGGCATCTACGAGCGCAACGACTCCGGGCTTCGCGATCTGGAAGGGATGAAACAGGGGCGCGGCTTTTTCCCTCTGGACGGGCTGGCGGCGCCGGAATCCGGCAGGACTGTCATCCGCGAAAACGGAATCGAATACACCGTCGATTTTGAAAACGGGCAGAAAACGGGGTTTTTCCTCGACCAGAAATACAACCGCAGGGCGGCCGCCGCCGTCGCGCGCGGCAAAAGGGTCCTCGACTGCTTCACCGACACCGGCAGCTTTGCGCTGAACGCCGCGGCGGCCGGCGCGGCTCGCGTCCACGCGGTGGACATTTCCGAAAACGCGATCGCAATGGCGGGGGAAAACGCGGAACGCAACGGCCTCTCGGACCGCATGTCGTTTGAAACCGCCAATGTATTCGACCTGCTCCCCTCCCTGGCCGAAAACGGGAACCGGGAATATGATTTTGTGATCCTTGATCCTCCGGCCTTCACCAAATCCCGGCAGACGGTCGCGAACGCCTCCCGCGGATACCGGGAAATCAACTACCGGGCGATGAAGCTTCTTCCGAGGGGAGGATACCTCGCGACCTGCTCCTGTTCCCACTTTATGACGGACGAGCTGTTCCGGGACGTGCTCCGCCGCGCGGCTCTGGACGCCCAGGTGGCGCTTCGCCAGATCGAGGCCAGGCAGCAGGCCCCGGACCACCCGATCCTGTGGAATGTGCCGGAAACCTCCTACCTGAAATTCTATCTGTTCCAGATTGTCTGACCCCAGTTTGGCAGGCAACTATTTCCTCCCGGACCGGTCCGGTTGTAAAATGCGGCATTGTGTTCTATAATAATGTCGATATCTGACGAACGCACAACCGCGTTTTTCATCCGCCCTGTTTCCTTCGAACCGTATTTGGGAGAAAATGTATGCTGAGAAAAAGAATCTGTCCGTTTCTGCTCGCCGCGCTGTTCGGCTTGCTGACCGCCTGCTCCTCCGGTCAGGGGAGTTCATCCGCGCCCGTATCGTCGGAAGGGGACAAGGCAAGTTCGTCTTCCTCCTCCGTGTCTTCCTCTGATTCCGCCCCGGCGTCCTCCTCTTCCTCCGGGGCTGCCTCCAAATCCGCCGCCTCGTCTTCCGCGGCCAAGACCTCCTCCGCGTCCCCGGCCCAGGAAAAATCGAAGACCGTCAAGGTCACGGTCCCTGAGGGATTTACCCTTCCCCAGATCGCGGCGAGGCTGGAGGCGAAGGGAGTCTGCCGCGCCGACGATTTCATCAAAGCCGCGCAGACGTACGATTTCAGCTATTATTCCCTTGTCGCCAAAATACCGAACAGCCCAAACCGCTGTTACAAGCTGGAGGGTTACCTGTACCCCGACACCTATGAGTTTTACACCGACATGAAGCCGCAGGACGCGGTCGGGAAATTCCTTCGCAGCGCGGAAAGCCAGATCGGAAGCAAATATTCTTATTCCGGCATGACGACGGACCAGCTGATCACGCTCGCCTCCATTATCGAGCGGGAAGCCGACGATTCGGATAATATGAAGAAAGTTTCGTCCGTATTCCATAACCGGCTGAAAACAGGCATGATTCTTCAGGCGGACTCGACCCGGGATTACTGCAATCTTTATCTGGTCCCGAAATTCGGAGACAAGTATAACAAATATTACAATACATACCCCAACCGCAGCCCGGGCCTTCCGATCGGGCCGATCTCCAATCCGGGCGCGAACGCCCTTTATGCGGCGGCGCACCCGGCGGACACGGATTATCTGTACTTTGCGACGGGGACGGACCATAATTATTACTACGGCGCCACCCAGCAGGACCGCGATACGTTGATGGCGAACGCC
This window contains:
- the mltG gene encoding endolytic transglycosylase MltG, with the protein product MLRKRICPFLLAALFGLLTACSSGQGSSSAPVSSEGDKASSSSSSVSSSDSAPASSSSSGAASKSAASSSAAKTSSASPAQEKSKTVKVTVPEGFTLPQIAARLEAKGVCRADDFIKAAQTYDFSYYSLVAKIPNSPNRCYKLEGYLYPDTYEFYTDMKPQDAVGKFLRSAESQIGSKYSYSGMTTDQLITLASIIEREADDSDNMKKVSSVFHNRLKTGMILQADSTRDYCNLYLVPKFGDKYNKYYNTYPNRSPGLPIGPISNPGANALYAAAHPADTDYLYFATGTDHNYYYGATQQDRDTLMANAGVTPLYAD
- a CDS encoding class I SAM-dependent rRNA methyltransferase, which encodes MNQKRDFPKLTVTQKAERSILAGHPWVYGTEITGGDPCGDGDLADVVSRRGAYLGTGFYNSHSKIRVRLISRNANDRFDEAFFERRLRYAWEYRKTVLEKDDLACCRIIFGEADLFPGLTVDRFGNILVAQTLSLGIEKIKPMLFRLLYRILTGDGQKIDGIYERNDSGLRDLEGMKQGRGFFPLDGLAAPESGRTVIRENGIEYTVDFENGQKTGFFLDQKYNRRAAAAVARGKRVLDCFTDTGSFALNAAAAGAARVHAVDISENAIAMAGENAERNGLSDRMSFETANVFDLLPSLAENGNREYDFVILDPPAFTKSRQTVANASRGYREINYRAMKLLPRGGYLATCSCSHFMTDELFRDVLRRAALDAQVALRQIEARQQAPDHPILWNVPETSYLKFYLFQIV
- a CDS encoding V-type ATP synthase subunit I, producing MIQMKRVVICALRKNRKQLLEDLQRRGVVEVGDTGLEDGVFHKSDLSDSRTAFEKNVAAARRALEILNRAVPQNQSMLAALEGKEQLTAQQYEEFAQRHDETVRVAARLEELEKNLAESRAEIVRTELEREALSPWMELDVPLSFAGTKKTAALIGSLPGALTREELSVNLAKAAPEAGPFAAEVVGSLKDQTCVFFLCEKKDGEAYAAALNALGFARPAVQPERTPARETEALKAEEEECRKSIERDESEVKSYAECRGDLKLLEDYDTMRSEKYEVIGRLAQSKRTFLLTGYVPAKKASGLEAALSKRFDLAIEFSDPDEKDDAPVLLKNNAFATPVEDVVESFSLPGKGEIDPTALMAPFYYFLYGMMLGDAAYGIIMTLVTFILMKKYPHMKLSMHHMMNMFFYCGLSTTFWGVMFGSYFGDVVDVVGKTFFHANVTIPAVWFAPLNQPMRLLVFCLLVGIIHLFAGLGANLYQALHTGRYLDALYDVVFWYLLVGGLIVLLLSTSMMHDMFSLTFTVSAAAAKVATVAAAVGAVGIILTGGRESRSPVKRIMKGLYALYNVTGYLSDVLSYSRLLALGLATGVIASVVNKMASMSGGGVVGAIVFILIFIVGHTMNIMINMLGAYVHTNRLQYVEFFGKFYSGGGRKFTPFSASAHTKYYQFKEENES
- the amrS gene encoding AmmeMemoRadiSam system radical SAM enzyme translates to MSKVVCGVCPHACALEEGRTGFCGARSNRGGKIAADSYGRVTAIALDPVEKKPLRRFFPGSRILSVGSYGCNLRCPFCQNHDISMVKWDDDRTEFLFPQLLTDQALELKAQGNIGLAFTYNEPLICPEYVMDCSRLNRKNGLKNVVVTNGYVSLEPLKRLLPLVDAMNIDLKSFSPEFYRKISGGLEEVKRTISLAAEVCHVEVTTLIVPGENDSPEEMERLSGWLAEVDPEIPLHVTRFFPRYKMEDSFPTPVGTIDSLAETARKNLKYVYEGNI
- a CDS encoding YbjQ family protein produces the protein MILVNTDYITGKELEMLGLVKGSTIQSKNIGRDITQGFKSIVGGELKSYTDMMNGARALATKRMAEEAESMGADAVVNIRYASSSVMQGAAEVMAYGTAVKFK
- the amrA gene encoding AmmeMemoRadiSam system protein A, coding for MAVIGAFIMPHPPIIIPSVGKGEERRIQKTSDAYQRAAAEIARMKPETLVVLSPHAVAYADYLHIAPGAAAKGDFSEFGSADPPLEFSCDTQFVSALSDEAGRRGLPAGTFGDKRRPVDHGALVPLTFITRAYRDFRLVRCSISGLGASAHYRFGQCIARAAEQLGRRVVLIASGDLSHKLKEDGPYGFAEEGPRFDREATEAMKAGDFLRFLTFDEEFCEAAAECGLPSFQILAGVFDGTAVKPEFLSYEGPFGVGYAVCGYTPQGPDESRRFGENAEQRKKEALLGKRKGEDEYVRLARMSLENRIIEGKRLPLPEGLPPDLANRRAGVFVSLKKDGRLRGCIGTIQATQSCVAEEIICNAVSAGLRDPRFEPVGEEELPKLVYSVDVLGEAEPAAFPGGLDPARYGVIVRSGERCGLLLPDLPGVSTPQEQVSIALRKAGIGENESYTMERFEVVRHT